A part of Deinococcota bacterium genomic DNA contains:
- a CDS encoding DUF2384 domain-containing protein, translating to MMAAGNEKANQPRTRTVGTKRSRKEAAYTHIGFKAAERTRKQSGLDPKGMAMFLGVSEKTYGRRAEEGVFSEAESLKLEMLGRVMQTALEVFPDEATARRWLHTRVVGLGNATPLATLTGIHGYERVRNTLYGLAYGMF from the coding sequence ATGATGGCAGCCGGTAACGAGAAAGCAAACCAACCGCGCACGCGCACCGTAGGCACCAAACGCTCGCGCAAGGAGGCTGCCTACACCCACATAGGGTTTAAGGCCGCCGAGAGAACCCGCAAACAGAGCGGGCTTGACCCGAAAGGCATGGCGATGTTTCTGGGTGTGAGCGAGAAAACCTACGGCCGCAGAGCTGAAGAAGGTGTGTTCAGCGAAGCTGAAAGCCTCAAACTCGAGATGCTGGGGCGCGTCATGCAGACGGCCCTCGAAGTCTTTCCCGACGAAGCCACGGCACGCCGCTGGTTGCATACGCGGGTCGTCGGTTTGGGCAACGCGACGCCACTAGCAACCCTCACCGGCATCCACGGTTACGAGCGGGTCCGCAACACCCTCTACGGGTTGGCCTACGGCATGTTCTAA
- a CDS encoding RES family NAD+ phosphorylase: protein MRVWRIYDHRARWAQQPDADPLDGRGGLLAAARWNTIGIRIIYTAASPSLAVLETLVHLDPTLFGERTLLELEVPDASLEHVFEQALMQLLRDAPEDEPERSTQRYGSTWVQEMRSLVLEVPSLVMPIERNYLLNPLHPDMKGVKVLRRELVTLDPRLYAGRRE, encoded by the coding sequence GTGCGGGTCTGGCGCATTTATGACCACCGCGCCCGCTGGGCACAGCAGCCTGACGCCGACCCCTTGGACGGGCGGGGCGGCCTCCTCGCAGCGGCCCGCTGGAACACCATAGGTATCCGCATCATCTACACCGCGGCGTCGCCAAGCCTGGCCGTCTTAGAGACCCTCGTTCATCTCGACCCCACCTTGTTCGGCGAGCGCACTTTGCTCGAGCTGGAGGTGCCTGACGCTTCCCTCGAGCATGTCTTTGAGCAGGCACTGATGCAACTTCTGAGAGACGCCCCTGAGGACGAACCGGAACGAAGCACGCAGCGTTATGGATCAACCTGGGTGCAGGAGATGCGAAGCCTGGTGCTCGAGGTGCCCTCACTGGTGATGCCCATCGAGCGGAACTACCTGCTCAATCCGCTGCATCCCGACATGAAGGGCGTCAAAGTCTTACGCCGAGAGCTCGTGACGCTCGACCCCAGGCTCTACGCCGGGCGCAGGGAGTAG
- the mutY gene encoding A/G-specific adenine glycosylase, which produces MTNEPGSFSTGVSEALLEWFQRCGRDLPWRHARTPYRVWVAEIMLQQTQAATAIPYYGRWMRRFPDLESLAGAPLDEVLKAWEGLGYYRRARLLYKAAGEVVAARGGRLPEAFGGLLELPGVGTYTAAAIASLAFGERVLAVDGNVRRVAARLFALPRVGEREVRAALTPFLPESRPGDFNEALMDLGATVCLPRGPLCGCCPIRAHCAAYRAGRVAEFPEAKPRRLLPLLRRFALVYRREGQVWLYRRAESEMLGGLWGFPLSEAPAPGQRLEAVRHAYTHFRIEARPLLASGQPEGEGRFVSLGDLAGLALSKLDHKIVAAIGRSKDAA; this is translated from the coding sequence GTGACGAACGAGCCAGGCTCTTTCTCCACGGGCGTGAGCGAGGCTCTGCTCGAGTGGTTTCAGCGCTGCGGCCGCGATCTGCCCTGGCGGCACGCGCGCACACCCTACCGGGTGTGGGTGGCCGAGATCATGCTGCAACAGACTCAAGCGGCCACCGCCATACCCTACTATGGGCGCTGGATGCGGCGCTTTCCCGACCTCGAGAGCCTGGCCGGCGCGCCCCTGGACGAGGTGCTCAAAGCCTGGGAGGGGCTCGGCTACTACCGCCGCGCCCGCCTTCTCTACAAGGCGGCGGGCGAGGTCGTGGCCGCGCGCGGCGGGCGGCTGCCGGAGGCCTTTGGCGGTTTGCTCGAGCTGCCCGGCGTCGGCACCTATACTGCCGCCGCCATCGCTTCGCTAGCCTTCGGTGAGAGGGTGCTGGCCGTAGACGGCAACGTCAGGCGCGTCGCCGCGAGGCTCTTTGCGCTGCCCAGGGTGGGCGAGCGAGAGGTCCGCGCTGCGCTTACACCCTTCTTGCCCGAGTCCCGTCCCGGCGACTTCAACGAGGCGCTCATGGACCTGGGCGCCACCGTCTGCCTGCCGCGCGGGCCTCTCTGCGGCTGCTGCCCCATAAGGGCGCACTGCGCCGCCTATCGAGCCGGGCGCGTCGCCGAGTTTCCCGAGGCCAAGCCCAGGCGCCTGCTGCCGCTGCTGCGGCGCTTCGCGCTCGTCTACCGCCGTGAGGGACAGGTCTGGCTCTACCGGCGAGCCGAGAGCGAGATGCTCGGCGGGCTGTGGGGCTTTCCGCTCAGCGAGGCCCCGGCCCCAGGTCAGCGACTGGAAGCCGTGAGGCACGCCTACACCCACTTTCGTATCGAGGCCCGGCCGCTCCTGGCAAGCGGTCAACCGGAGGGGGAGGGGCGCTTCGTCAGCCTGGGCGACCTCGCCGGACTCGCCCTCTCCAAGCTCGACCACAAGATCGTGGCGGCGATAGGGCGGTCCAAAGACGCGGCCTAG
- a CDS encoding ribosome-binding factor A, with amino-acid sequence MSQKSASFERALSRRLSELIPTLADPRIPVVVTVERVRLAPDGSSARVLVSALGDEEALARLEQALNGARGHLQREIARDLKSKKTPVLTFYADPMKVTP; translated from the coding sequence ATGAGCCAGAAATCCGCATCCTTCGAACGGGCGCTCTCGCGCCGCCTCTCCGAACTCATCCCCACGCTTGCCGACCCGCGCATCCCGGTGGTGGTCACGGTCGAGCGGGTGCGCTTAGCCCCCGACGGCAGCAGCGCCCGCGTCCTGGTGAGCGCGCTCGGTGACGAGGAGGCGCTAGCAAGGCTCGAGCAGGCCCTAAACGGCGCCCGCGGCCACCTGCAACGCGAGATCGCCCGCGACCTAAAGAGCAAGAAGACGCCGGTCCTGACCTTTTACGCCGACCCCATGAAGGTGACGCCGTGA
- a CDS encoding acyl-CoA thioesterase codes for MGIAHHSAYVIWIEAARVEWLRERGQRYRDLEDAGVSLAVSGLELRYRASARFDDELDIHTRLTEARSRRLRFAYRIVRLEDGALLALAATEHVPSGGARAMRLPEPWLAVMKASLEAG; via the coding sequence ATGGGCATCGCCCACCACAGCGCCTATGTGATCTGGATCGAGGCGGCCAGAGTGGAGTGGCTGCGCGAACGTGGCCAGCGCTACCGCGACCTCGAGGACGCGGGCGTGTCGCTGGCGGTGAGCGGCCTCGAGCTGCGCTACCGGGCCAGCGCCCGCTTCGACGACGAGCTCGACATCCATACCCGCCTGACCGAGGCGCGGAGCCGCCGTCTGCGCTTCGCATACCGCATCGTGCGCTTAGAGGACGGGGCGCTGCTGGCCCTGGCCGCCACCGAGCACGTGCCCAGCGGCGGTGCCCGCGCCATGCGCCTGCCCGAGCCGTGGCTGGCGGTGATGAAGGCCAGCCTCGAGGCGGGCTGA
- a CDS encoding DUF3809 domain-containing protein, with the protein MKVHHQLKTTLDLPLAPREALAFVQNVQVSLRRVRFMQGLRVVPAGDRGSRARVRANVPVVVPLIGPYQLEFESALESTPRGARLHALPPADGGKKGWAEVSGEAEVSPLPSGSRLAYALDITVHVTLPEPEGWGGRALLKMVEVTAQKVVADITQDFPEAVGKAALELERATRATLSSQ; encoded by the coding sequence ATGAAAGTCCACCACCAGCTCAAGACCACCCTGGACCTGCCGCTGGCGCCGCGGGAGGCGCTGGCCTTCGTCCAGAACGTCCAGGTGAGCTTGCGTAGGGTGCGCTTTATGCAAGGGCTGCGCGTCGTTCCGGCCGGCGACCGGGGCAGCCGCGCCCGCGTTCGCGCCAACGTCCCCGTCGTCGTCCCGCTCATCGGACCCTATCAGCTCGAGTTCGAGAGCGCGCTCGAGAGCACGCCGCGCGGCGCCAGGCTGCACGCCCTGCCACCCGCCGACGGGGGTAAAAAGGGCTGGGCCGAGGTCTCGGGCGAGGCCGAGGTGAGCCCGCTGCCAAGCGGCAGCCGGCTAGCGTATGCGCTCGACATAACCGTCCACGTCACCCTGCCGGAGCCCGAAGGCTGGGGCGGCCGGGCGCTCCTAAAGATGGTCGAGGTGACGGCGCAAAAGGTCGTCGCCGACATCACCCAGGACTTTCCCGAAGCGGTCGGGAAGGCGGCGCTCGAGCTCGAGAGGGCGACCAGGGCCACGCTGAGCAGCCAGTAG
- a CDS encoding DUF3248 domain-containing protein yields the protein MSDDLLDFDLGQLVESVVSARSLDPKQAEGLASQLVWRLGRLADDTPVTVRVGFATSARLFADLPKLKNASDHEVEAAIKGGDLRVEWVGPL from the coding sequence GTGAGCGACGACCTGCTGGACTTTGACCTGGGCCAGCTCGTCGAGAGCGTGGTCAGCGCGCGCTCCCTCGACCCCAAGCAGGCCGAAGGGCTCGCCTCGCAGCTCGTCTGGCGCCTGGGCCGGCTCGCCGACGACACCCCGGTGACGGTTAGGGTCGGCTTCGCCACCAGCGCCCGCCTCTTCGCCGACCTGCCCAAGCTCAAGAACGCCAGCGATCACGAGGTGGAAGCGGCCATCAAGGGAGGAGACCTTCGGGTAGAATGGGTAGGCCCCTTGTGA